GCCCGCGCGGGCGGGTGGGGAGAGAAGGGGACTAGACCAGGATCTCGGGGCTGCCGATGGATCCGGCGGGCATCTCCGCGGCGAGGCGGTTGGCCTCCTCGATGAGGGTCTGGACGATCTCGGCCTCGGGCACGGTCTTGATGACCTCGCCCTTGACGAAGATCTGCCCGCGGCCGTTGCCGGACGCGACGCCGAGCTCGGCCTCGCGGGCCTCGCCGGGCCCGTTCACGACGCAGCCCATGACGGCCACGCGCAGCGGCACGTTGACGTGCTTGAGGCCCTCGGTGACCTGCTCGGCGAGCGAGTAGACGTCGACCTGGGCGCGGCCGCAGCTCGGGCAGGAGACGATCTCGAGCTTGCGCTCGCGGAGGTTGAGCGACTGCAGGATCTGCAGGCCCACCTTCACCTCCTCGGCCGGCGGCGCGGAGAGGGAGACGCGGATGGTGTCGCCGATGCCCTCGGAGAGCAGGATCCCGAACGCCGTGGCGCTCTTGATGGTGCCCTGGAAGGCGGGGCCGGCCTCGGTGACGCCGAGGTGCAGCGGCCAGTCGCCGCGCTCGGCGAGCAGGCGGTAGGCCTTCACCATGATGACCGGGTCGTTGTGCTTGACCGAGATCTTGAAGTCGTGGAAGTCGTGCTCCTCGAAGAGGCTGGCCTCCCAGACGGCGGACTCGACGAGCGCCTCGGGCGTGGCCTTGCCGTACTTCTGCAGCAGGCTCGGGTGCAGGGATCCGGCGTTGACGCCGATGCGGATGGAGACGCCCGCGGCCTTGGCGGCCTTCGCGATGGCGCCGACCTGGTCGTCGAACTTGCGGATGTTGCCCGGGTTCACGCGCACCGCGCCGACGCCGGCGTCGATGGCGGTGAAGACGTAGCGGGGCTGGAAGTGGATGTCGGCGATG
This genomic interval from Clavibacter michiganensis contains the following:
- the ispG gene encoding flavodoxin-dependent (E)-4-hydroxy-3-methylbut-2-enyl-diphosphate synthase; amino-acid sequence: MPAVNLGMPKVPEVLAPRRKTRQISVGKVKVGGNAQVSVQSMTTTQTTNINATLQQIAELTATGCDIVRVAVPHQDDADVLHILAKKSQIPIIADIHFQPRYVFTAIDAGVGAVRVNPGNIRKFDDQVGAIAKAAKAAGVSIRIGVNAGSLHPSLLQKYGKATPEALVESAVWEASLFEEHDFHDFKISVKHNDPVIMVKAYRLLAERGDWPLHLGVTEAGPAFQGTIKSATAFGILLSEGIGDTIRVSLSAPPAEEVKVGLQILQSLNLRERKLEIVSCPSCGRAQVDVYSLAEQVTEGLKHVNVPLRVAVMGCVVNGPGEAREAELGVASGNGRGQIFVKGEVIKTVPEAEIVQTLIEEANRLAAEMPAGSIGSPEILV